ATCCTTTTAAGCATGATTGACATTATATCTGAAAGGGTTATATATGAAATCCGCTATTCTACTAATTTAAAATCATACGTTGATATTACTTGATCATAAAATTTCTCGAGCCATTAATACATGCAATTGTGCTGATATATATTTACAAGTTTCGTGTTATTTGTGCATTTCTTTAATATCTATAATTATGAATCAAGTCTCATATTTGTGCCACTTAACCACAAAATCTTGAGTATAATTCAGATGCAAGATGAGTATATGCATGAGTTGGTTGGTTGATTCTTGGCCTAATTCTTAAATTCATCATTAATAATCTTAAAAACAAACATGGAAATCCTCTGCCATTCATGCTCAGAATGCTCTTATCCAATTCAAACAATGCCAAGGTATTACTGTTTGAATGATTAAAGTAACCAAAACTTATTTTATACCATGCAAAAcgaaatgaaattaattagtaaccaacaagtTATAGGAAATGTGACGAAACCACGTATTTTAACATGTACAATATGCCGACACGCTATTAAGAGAGGACGAATAATATATAGCTCCAGAGGTGAATCCAAAGGCTGTAAATGGAGATCCAGAAACTTAGCTTGTGGGACTTAACATGCATGGTAGAGTGTTGAAGAAGTTGTGGCATGGCGGACCACATTCACAGCTAGCACAGAAGAGGTAACAACAAAATTTGTGGTATCGGATTCTTTTatgcattaaattaaatttctgTAATTTCATATGTGCAGACGAAAACATCATTTTTGGTGCGTTATGGAATGTATGTCGTCCTAACTTATGGTCTGTGGGTCGCATGAAGCTTCTTACCCCTTCGTACTGCCActgcatttaattaattttgacattttgtctgcaaacaaaatatttaggaaaataatcataaaaacaaaacaagttaAATATACAAAGGTAAATAAGTAAATTCTAAATCACTTTTATATTTGTCAATACCTTCTTAGTCAAGCACGTCTTCTGACCTATACATGAAAAACGAATTAAGTAGCATGAAGTAAATGCTtctcaaatttaataataataataatcattattattattagtattatcaatctgttaaaaaaaaaaaactcacattaCATTTTATAAGACTAGTTATTTGAATCTACCATTGCACAAATATGTGCCTAACAAATTATTTTGTCTAGTATATAAtacccaagtgagaggtcacaggttcgattCCCAGTGGGGACGttagctctttgtgcttcagtaggttaagaaagtatgtATGGACAGATTCTACATttgtaacagaatcaatagTATTCAAACAAAGAATAAACATTGGACCACATTAGTTCTTATGCATTTCATGTGTATAACAATTAGGGAATTATAATGGTGTCATGTTGATAATATTCAGTATAATTATTCATACCATACTCGATTCTACGAATACTATTAATATCAAtgtaaataatactccgtacttaATACAATCATGTATACTATACATACTCATCatagaaaaattaataacaacaacaactacaacaatacaattaattatagTTAAGTAGATGCtaagtaattaattttgaatttaattagtatgtattaataagtgTACCAATATTAGGAATGCAAAAGGTCATTTTGTAGAAACAAAGAAGCATTATTTatgcttgcaaaaaaaaaaaagcattatttatttattattatcatttaagAAAAtggtaaaacaaattaaagaaggattTCTACTACACAcactcccaaattctactccatTACTCCTACTCCCTGAGGTGGCAAATAGACattgattatttttatcatgtggGTTCACagaaaagtgtctacatcaCAACCATGTGAGAGGGAGTGCAAATTGGGAGTATAAAGTGAGAGTACACCAAATATTTTCCTTAAAGAAGCATTTCAAGATTTGtccaaaagaagcaagaaaGTGTGATCATAAGCAAGCTGCAGCGTATCACCAAATTATGAAAACTTGCAAAGAGTGGACCTCTTAGGTATCCGTCGCTTACACGATTCCCATCACCATATCTCTGCTTCTTGGTGTAAAATTTTGGGACATTTTAGAGCTGTTTAATATATACTTTCTTTCAAATAGaaaactaaatatattataatacagaGTGTGCAGTAATCATGGCAGAGCCGTTGTTTAAGCAAAGCCCAACAAAAGCAACAAAGGCGAAAGGGACAGAGGCTCCCCATTTAAGCAAAGCCAAGCCCACAAAACCCTTCACTGCCTGTCTGCTTCCCCAAGTCTTTAGAACTTGTGTTGTCTCTTCTGTATCATTGCGGTGTTTTCACAGATAATCATATTATAGTCTATCTCTTCTCTGCTTGGTAGCTTCAGAGTTTCCTCTAATCATTACCATCTTCcactcttttatattttttattttgaggaaaaaaaaaagggattccAATGTGGCCATTTTCCTTATTTTGTACTTTTACCCTTCAGAAGACATGGTTGAAGTGGAATCCTTATGGATAGAGCTTTCTCATGCCAAGAACAAAGAGAGGGCACTCTGGAATTCCAGCCACAGCTCAAGCATTTCATTCCTCTCAACTGCCACACCACTACCCCCAGGTCCAAGAACACTTCCCATTTCTCTGCATTGAGGCTTAGACTTCCAAAATCTCTCAAGAATCTGTATCACAAGGCCAAGGTGAACAATGGGTTTGGGTCAAAAAGGCATCAATTTGATGGCATTGTGGTGAGCAACTCTGCTTATTGTTCTTCCCCTTGTTTTCTTGATGAAAAGATGGAGACTTGTGCTGAAAAGCTTGAAGAAAAAGTTGATTTTGTTGTTGGGTATGGGAATGAAGAGGAGGAGGGTAGAGAGAGCTGTTCTGGTTCTGAGTATTTGGTGTCAGAGGCAACTCTCAATGAAGAACACAGTAGCACCGATTCATGTTCACCCCCTTCCATGATTTGGCATATTCAAGAAAATGAGGATTCTCATGTCAATGAAGAAGTAGAGAAACCCAATTTGGATAAAAGGAAGTTCCAGAAACAAGGCTCCAGTTTATCAGGTCTGAGTTTCTAACAATTTTTGTATTTCTGCATACACTGTAATTAGCAATAGGTCTGAGTTTCTAACAATTGGATTCCTTAAACCTGTGTTTCCTGCAGAGGTTGagatgatgaaggaaagatTCTCAAAATTGCTGTTGGGAGAAGATATGTCTGGTTGTGGCAATGGGGTCTGCACAGCACTGGCTATTTCAAATGCCATTACTAATCTTTGTGGTATGCTTAAATTTGTTGTTTAGTTTGCTTGTTTTTGTCATATGGATTGAAATATTGAATTGGTGATACTGTAAAAATGCTGCCTTTGCCTAATTTGCTGTTTTTCATTCTGTTAGCTACACTTTTTGGACAAATTTGGAGATTAGAGCCTTTGCCTCCTGAGAAGAAATTGATGTGGAGAAGAGAAATGGAATGGCTGCTTTGCATTAGTGATCACATTGTGGAGTTGATACCCTCTTGGCAGACATTTGCAGATGGAACTAAGCTTGAGGTAGTGTTAGGTCATGAATTTTGGGATATAATTTCCTACAACAATTTGCTATTGTTTAATTCGATTATGAAGTGTTGTATTCCTGCTAAATCTGGACTCACATGTGAATAAATGAACTGCCAAATCcatgtttaaatattttgcTTTGATTGTTATAGGTCATGACCTCTAGACCGCGATCAGATCTTTATGTCAACCTACCAGCTCTACGCAAACTGGATAATATGCTTCTGGTAAGATATGCGTTCTCTCGTGTCTTGGCAAATGCATTGTTTTTCATTGTGTGTGTTTATCTGAATTCTAGCCCTTGTGTTTGAAGGaaattttggacacttttgagAATACTGAGTTCTGGTATGTGGACCAAGGCATCTTAGCCCCGGAAGCAGATGGCTCATCGTCGTTTAGAAATCCTCTCCCCCGCCAAGAGGAGAAATGGTGGTTGCCAGTTCCTCGAGTTCCCACTTCGGGTCTCAGTGAAAAAGCACGAAAACAGTTGCAGCACAGGCGCGATTGCACGAACCAAATCCTGAAAGCTGCAATGGCCATCAACAGTAACGCTTTAGCTGAAATGGACATCCCTGAATCGTATTTGGAAGCACTTCCAAAGGTATGCAGGCCCCTCGGTATAAACATTACTCGGTTACAAACGCCTTATTGTAACTCATTGTGCTTCTAACTTGATTACAGAATGGCAAAGCTAGCTTAGGTGATCTTATCCATCGCTATATCACCTCTGATCAATTCTCGCCCGAATGCTTGCTTGGCTGCATTGATTTGTCTTCTGAGCATCAAGCACTGGAAATAGCCAACCGGGTGGAGGCCTCGATTTATATCTGGCGCAGAAAAACCCACTCGAAACCCCTACCTAACACACACCGATCCAATTCCAAGACATCGTGGGAAATGGTTAAAGATTTGGTGATTGATGCAGATAAACGTGAGGTCCTTGCAGATAGAGCTGAAAGCCTTCTGCTTTGCTTGAAGCAACGGTTTCCCGGTCTTCCTCAGACCACTTTAGACATGAGCAAGATCCAATATAACAAGGTTAGCCTTATTGCCATCCCATCCCATCCCATAtcattgtaaatttgtaattgcTTTTAGGTAGTCGAAACTTGAAATTCGTGCTGACTGAACCTCGTTTCTATAGGATGTTGGCAAATCCATACTCGAAAGCTACTCCCGAGTTCTGGAGAGTTTGGCTTTCAACATCGTGGCACGTATCGATGACCTTGTTTACGTGGACGACTTGACCAAGCATTCTGATCAATTCGTGCCCATATCGAAAGTAGGCATCATTGCTCACAAGAGTGCAGGGACTCCCCTCTCTGTACCAGTCTCTGGCACTCCATACAAAACCGCTTTCTCTACACCTAGCTTCTCGCCCTCCCAGCGTTTCAGTCCTGCAAagggagaaagagagagatcacaTTTCCTCGACACCACCAAGCTCCCTCATCGCGGATTTGGGGTGAAAAAGATCTTGACAGATTATCTGAGCATCGATTCCAAAGGTAAGGACTTTAGTAACAATATGAGAAGGTCTGATTCGTTGTCCAGCACTTCCCACGAGATATCAGCGCCAGAATCAGTTCGATCTTCTGAGTGTTCAAGAGAAGTTATCAGCCCGTTTACGCTTGGTTCAACGGGGGAGGACTGAAACCAACCGAGCTTCTCAACATGTTTCTATGTGATGTATCCTCTTACTATATAAGCTAGCATTTCTAGCCATTCAGGCATGCTCCTTTAATTCAAATACAGAAGTGTTAAGTGTACTTGACTAAAAATGCTACTATATTATTTAATTCCCTTCTCGTCGCGATTTCATGATAATTATAGGTATGTGGTAGAGGACGTGTAATAAAGTTGTGTATATTTCATGTATACTCTTGTATCAGCCaattttttagcaaaaaaatattatgtttctGTGATTTTTTATCAGCAGGTTTTGCCATTTTCATGTTAGATGGTCCAATAGGGCAAGCTCTTTGAGCAGTGCCATTCAGAgcaaatgaaaaattataaaaaagggGCATTCCGAGAATTGAACTCGGGACCTCTCGCACCCTAAgcgagaatcataccactagaccaaatgcCCACGTTGATACCCGTTTTACATTTATTCTTTAAGACTAAagttatgattttttatttttatttatttatttattttttttaccgaACTATGGCAAATGATACTGTATATCACtgataaaattgataaatattcatttctaGTATATTGAAGGTTCATTAAATGTACCAATATTGAAGGAACCATATATTTGGCATAGATAATTTGTAATTGATCATATGATACTATTTATAGCATCTATCATGACCTATGATTCTTTACTTAATTAGTTAACAATTTGATTTATAACCAACTATACttgatatattcatatatttagtTGTAGTTGATACCAAAAACAAAAGTCATAATTATACTATATTTATCCGATCCGTTCATAAAATGTGTTATAGTAAAATTTTAGTTACACACCTTGATTTTAttagtgaaaagaaaaaaaaaaaaaaacacacacacacacaaaaactcTTGACTATATTGTTTAATCAATTTAAGCATACATATTACGTCAGTATGATAAAAAAaagatttagaaaaaaaaaacctagataACTTTGAAAAATTAATGAGTGGAGCAACTTAGAGTGCTTAACTAACCTTGTTTACATTGGCAACCCATTAACTTAACTTCACCAAAACTCACTATCATATTGAACATAATGGTATGATGAAAATAAAGCACGTAGCACTTCATTATCTCTTGGTTTCCAAGGAGGATTCCACTTATGCCATTCACACCTAAATGtgtatggaataatataataatatcgCATTAACCAATAATAGAAATGTAGCTTGATTATAATCTAatccaataataaaaattaataagtgtgaatgaaggctATACCCTCTATTTATGTTCGTTTTTccgttactttttttttaatatatatacattatgctataagagttgtactatacaatattttggacaaacataTTCAtatcgttataacttccgttatcttttccactattgttaccatacacatgttaataataataataatatatacacattatatatatattggagttatatgttagttatttcctaaaatataaattttaaatttaaaaaaatgtttcacattattattattattattattattattattatttacaataatataaaatctaaaatctaaataaatctaaaattttaatataaacttataaattACTAATATTGGCCACCTATTTTTGTGTATCGCCTGCAcatagaaaatactagtatatactataaataaaaaggaatagtaaaaatcaatttattattttatttacaaaaatatcaattttctaTCAAGTGGTGAATTGAAACATGACTCTCGCACTTGAATGTCACAAGTTTAATTCTTGCCAACCTCTCTTGACCAAGCCCTTTATACAAGGTATTCCTATAGTTTACTTCTCATGTGTAATTTATGCGATATAATATCTTCTATTCCCCTCATCAAATAcatacaaaaaaacaaaacaaaaaaaacaaaaaacaaaaaacaaaaaacaaaaaaacaaacaccACTATCTAATTGGGATTctccttaaaattttctaaaaacTCTTTCTTACTATGTGTTTTTCTATTAGTGCttctctattacaatataggTGTCAATGCTTCCAAAGCTATAGAAATGTCATTGAGCTATAAGCTACTTGAcaaattttatatgttatgAATTACAATGTCAAGTATTTATTGGAACATTGAAAATTGAATTAACCACCTACCAAATTCGTATTTGGTGAAGTACATATTTCCTACCAACCAAATACATGGACTTTATATTGCCTAAAACTTTTATAGACTGTTTGGTACACATGAAACTCccatggcaatttatatcatggaccataaTCCACAAAGCATTATAAATCTTATATCAAATGAtaagatacaaaattcatactcgtaaggtacaaaatttcataacacaagataaaaaattactatgtacaacacaagatacatacacatgttatatatttatttattttttaaatatgatttacgtacataatttgtgtatataggcacaaaattttacaatctaagacacaaaaattcataacattagacacaattactaatttgtttcaggtacagaattcatactcttaaggtacaaaatttcataacaaaaGACACAAAATTTACAACATaagatatatacacatgcaCCAACTAGGATTCACAATGTACTATAAATCCTGATTCATGGTATAAGGATTAACTCTCATTTCCCGGAATTCGAATTTCATAGCTCATGGAGAAGGAGAAAAGTGTATATTGATAAATTTGccaaaatgacattttagtctttaataCTTATATTCATGTTTATCAAAGAATGAAGAATTCTTCCTTTATTtcaccttattctttttccgcaaaattacaatttatttctcCTAATCGCctccgcaaattatattgtggaccatgatcatggctgatactacaGTTTTGTTGAACAGATAGTGCAgctgtgttgaaaagatactgcagttgtgttggaaggaaactgcagttgcgcgaaatAGAGActgttcatccgttcaacacaactgcaatatcctttAAACACAtatgcagtatccgttcaacacaactgcaatatcagttcaacacaactgcagtttcagacggatgatacggtctctgttccgcgcaactgcaattccctttcaacacaactgcagtatctgttcaacataATTGCAATATCATCCACGatatacaatcattattgtgtggagatgtgtggaccatactattaaataatgcacattcaatataaaaataatgtacattcagtataaaaataatgtacattatattcaggggatgtacattatttgtgtactgaatgtacattatttttatagtataaaaataatatacattcagtacaaaaataatgtacatttagtacattaaaaatgtacatttgattatggtccacatagctgtgtggaccatggtccacgcaataatttgcccacgATATAACTACTGAGTCGCCTCTTCCCACCAAAGGCccattagcatttttttttttttggggggtaaATATTAGCATTTTATTTTGGTAAGATTTCCCATCCCACTAATCAATTATCATCCAGATAATTGCCAtaccaaaataaaatagaaatccACCCCAAAAATGCTAAGGATGTGGTGCTAAAAAAAGTACTGTGATTTCTCGAGTGCTCTATCCATTACGACTTAGTGCCCAAAACAATGATTCTTTTAGGCCATCTTTTGCAGTATAAATACGAGCAAATATAGAACAGATCATATCAGTGCAGTGTAgagtgtgatatatatatatatatatctaaagaTTAAAAATGGAGGCACAATTGAAGGTTTTTGTTGGGTTTCTTGTTATAGTGTGTGTTATCGGAGCAGTGAGCGTGGAAGCGGCGGGGCCATGCGGGGACTCATCTCCGGACGACGAGGCCATAAAGCTGCTGCCGTGTGCGGCGGCGGCGCAGGACGCGAAGGCGGCGGTTTCCAGCAGCTGCTGCTTTCAGGTGAAGAAGTTCAGCCAGAACCCGGGCTGCCTCTGCGCCGTCCTCTTCTCCGACATGGCTAAGAGCTCCGGCGTGAAGCCAGAAGCCGGCATTACCATCCCCAAGCGCTGCAACTTCGCCAACCGCCCCATCGGCTACAAATGCGGACGTGAGTTTcacctcatcatcatcactttcttttttgatacattagatTTTTCCCAACTTAAACCAGACTAATAGACAGGACAACAAgccaaataccttgtggtccagtgacacCCGATtaccccacatgggaggggttggttcgagtctcagtgaagACGATATTATTATTGGCTATAGTTCATTTGGTTgcgaaagtagctatgaacaggaCAAGGCGGGCCAAAAGCCACCAATAGCTTTACCCACCCCTTCCACTTAAACTCACTTAAACTCTTTGTCTCAGTCACTTTCCGCCCTCGCGGACAGCTCatcatataatttcttttttcaaaaatcttattagaaaagttatattatttttctcccttaaaagttgattaaccaaacacttatattgattttttatttttctccttgaaagttaattaatcaaacacttatattgatattttaaccAAGGCAAATatctaatagtggtcaaataagccaaaattgactgataaattaattattttaccaaacagggcctttatATACCTTTTCCATCGTTCTATATACACAAACTGAAGAttgatttgtgttttttttttgggtgttttgCAGCATATACCCTGCCATGAGCGCAGCCTCGGGTTGAAATGTTGAATAAATCACCTGCAAAAATGGGTTTTATTAATTAGTTGCTGGAGTGGTGATGCATGCATGAATTGAAAACAAGTTTGATGGGTTGATTATGTACGTAAATGATATTATGCATGCCCTTCTTGGGCAAactatgtatgtatgtgcaAGAATAAGATGATTTCCACCCTAATCTATGTAAAGCGACCAGAATCCAAATATGAAGTTTCTACGGCTCATAGCTACCTACCAAAGTGAAGGATAAACATAAAAGATATCAAACAGAATGACCAATTCCAGGTTTAACCATACATGCATGATTATTGAGTTATATGCAGAGATGCATTTGATTAACTTTCCACATTcatctaataaataaaaataagaacaaaAAGCTTAGAAGATTCCAAATGCATAAAAGCGATCCGAAGGTGCAACCAAGTAGTATATCAAACCTATTAAAGGGTGTCACCCATAGATAAATGCATGAGAGAGAATTATATGGGTTGATTTAATTAGTTAACTGGTtgaaatcaatattttaatcttgACTATTTGATAGGGATGAATTATAACTTAATGGAAAAAGAATCAACTAAGTATGTACTTAAATCAATTGAATAGTAAAATTGAGTCATCTATTGGAAGGGAAAAAAGAATTCAATTGACTTTACATGCATACTACTCAGCAATTTATAGTTGATGATTCGACACTTATTTGGCACTAATCAACCTTTTAAGTTTACTTTTTACAAAGATAATGGTGATTTGGTCTGacatagaaataaaaaacaCTAGTCATAAACACAACACAAGTATAACTAGCCACTACTATTCGCTAATTATATTCATGATTGTCTTGAGATAAGGCAATCATGGACACCTTCGTCTTTGAGGTTGGACCTTCCATGGCTGCCTGTCCTCATTCGTTGTATTTGTGAACAACCACCGACGACTatctttttttgtgtttatggtagaatttgtactttttttgtgtgtttatcGTAGAATTTGTACACTTAATATTCACGTAAACATAAAAAGGTACTCCGTATATGTTAATCATATTAGTGATAACTTGctgaatatgtagcatttaaattcaatttcactttttttttttgtcaatttaaaGAGATTGGACAACTTCTTTTTGTTAAGAGTTAACCAATTTAAATTAAAGGACttagatagaaaaaaaaattaaattaattaggtgACTATCTCATTTAacattatttcttaatttattcaTGAACAcgatgtattattatatattttctcaataacTATAGGTTTCTAAAAGTATGCCTTTTCTATTAAAAGGGAAtgctttattattttgttttcttggtgTCAAAACTTCACTTTCTGATCTTTACATGATGCTTTAATGGGGTATTACGTTGTACAATTATTATTTCAGATAACCTTAGAGCGCCAGAACAAATAGTTCCTGATCGTGAGTTTTATCGAAACAAAATGATGTGCGGCAGAGAAGggattggtggtggtggtggttacCGGAGCGGGTGCGGTGGCGGCAGTGACCGTCCGCTCGGAGGAGTTTGTCGACATAGTTTTAGGGAAGTGGAAAGAAGAGAATACCACTCATACCAGATGAGGAATTGACTTTCTGAATTAACTGAACCAAAGTGATTACAACAGGCCAAGAGACCTAAACCTCTCCTACAGACCAGGGAGGTTAAAGCTAAACACCCTAGACCACACAGTTATTTGACTAACATCATAAcaaaataatacttataataataatattcacaaGAGCATTCATAACTAttcatttttcttgatttttgttagtccaaaaaaattgagatgagatgattttttttattgatgtgAAAGATAGTTTTTGGGCTGATTTTTCTTCCTACAAAACACAAGATTTtgttagaaatatatatatatatatatatatatatatatatatatatatacacacacacacacgcacaaaaaaaaaaaaaggcagcaaCACGCTTGGCTCACGCGCACTTTCGCCCCAACGGGCGCGTGTTTCCCACACGTCCGCTAAAGAAGAaatatcttttaatt
This region of Ipomoea triloba cultivar NCNSP0323 chromosome 15, ASM357664v1 genomic DNA includes:
- the LOC116007622 gene encoding rop guanine nucleotide exchange factor 7-like — encoded protein: MDRAFSCQEQREGTLEFQPQLKHFIPLNCHTTTPRSKNTSHFSALRLRLPKSLKNLYHKAKVNNGFGSKRHQFDGIVVSNSAYCSSPCFLDEKMETCAEKLEEKVDFVVGYGNEEEEGRESCSGSEYLVSEATLNEEHSSTDSCSPPSMIWHIQENEDSHVNEEVEKPNLDKRKFQKQGSSLSEVEMMKERFSKLLLGEDMSGCGNGVCTALAISNAITNLCATLFGQIWRLEPLPPEKKLMWRREMEWLLCISDHIVELIPSWQTFADGTKLEVMTSRPRSDLYVNLPALRKLDNMLLEILDTFENTEFWYVDQGILAPEADGSSSFRNPLPRQEEKWWLPVPRVPTSGLSEKARKQLQHRRDCTNQILKAAMAINSNALAEMDIPESYLEALPKNGKASLGDLIHRYITSDQFSPECLLGCIDLSSEHQALEIANRVEASIYIWRRKTHSKPLPNTHRSNSKTSWEMVKDLVIDADKREVLADRAESLLLCLKQRFPGLPQTTLDMSKIQYNKDVGKSILESYSRVLESLAFNIVARIDDLVYVDDLTKHSDQFVPISKVGIIAHKSAGTPLSVPVSGTPYKTAFSTPSFSPSQRFSPAKGERERSHFLDTTKLPHRGFGVKKILTDYLSIDSKGKDFSNNMRRSDSLSSTSHEISAPESVRSSECSREVISPFTLGSTGED
- the LOC116006333 gene encoding uncharacterized protein LOC116006333; translated protein: MEAQLKVFVGFLVIVCVIGAVSVEAAGPCGDSSPDDEAIKLLPCAAAAQDAKAAVSSSCCFQVKKFSQNPGCLCAVLFSDMAKSSGVKPEAGITIPKRCNFANRPIGYKCGPYTLP